In Labilibaculum sp. DW002, one DNA window encodes the following:
- a CDS encoding quaternary amine ABC transporter ATP-binding protein: protein MADNRKIKIKVEDLTLIFGKRKQEALTLLDKGVSKEEILKKTKCTVGVNKVNFEIKQGEIFVIMGLSGSGKSTLIRCLNRLNEPTAGKVIFDDHDITRETNKELLETRRTEMSMVFQKFGLLPHRTIIENAAFGLEIRGEEKQEREAKAQVALETVGLKGYEQQYPSAMSGGMQQRVGLARALANDPEVLLMDEAFSALDPLIKSDMQDELLAIQKKLQKTIVFITHDLDEAIKIGDRIAIMKDGVVNQIGTAEEILTAPATEYVEAFVNKVDRKTIITAETLMFKKNTLVQMPKDGPRGSIRKMRTVGVDVLPVEDENKVFLGYVWLEDCLELEKEKESSIEKILKTNVPSVYKSYSVEDMLPLITGIKYPLAVIEEETGKLLGLVSQTSLIIEATRFGKKEISELKEQANEM from the coding sequence ATGGCGGATAATAGAAAAATAAAAATCAAGGTTGAAGATTTAACTCTGATTTTCGGAAAACGCAAACAAGAGGCCCTTACCCTACTTGACAAAGGGGTTTCAAAAGAAGAAATTCTGAAGAAAACAAAATGTACTGTTGGGGTAAACAAGGTTAACTTTGAAATTAAGCAAGGAGAGATTTTTGTTATTATGGGTTTATCAGGTAGTGGAAAATCTACTTTAATCCGCTGCTTGAACCGACTTAACGAACCTACCGCCGGTAAAGTTATTTTCGATGATCATGATATTACTCGTGAAACAAATAAAGAACTATTGGAAACCAGACGTACAGAAATGAGTATGGTATTTCAAAAGTTTGGACTACTACCACACAGAACGATTATTGAGAATGCTGCTTTTGGATTAGAAATTAGAGGAGAAGAAAAGCAGGAACGCGAAGCTAAAGCCCAAGTCGCACTCGAAACCGTTGGCTTAAAAGGTTATGAACAGCAATATCCATCAGCAATGTCTGGAGGTATGCAACAGCGAGTAGGTTTAGCACGTGCCCTAGCAAACGATCCTGAAGTTTTGCTTATGGACGAAGCATTTTCAGCACTTGATCCACTAATTAAATCGGATATGCAGGATGAGCTACTTGCAATACAAAAAAAATTGCAAAAAACGATCGTATTTATTACTCATGATTTGGACGAAGCCATTAAAATTGGTGACCGTATTGCTATTATGAAAGATGGTGTTGTAAACCAAATTGGAACAGCAGAAGAGATTCTAACAGCTCCAGCAACTGAATATGTTGAAGCTTTTGTTAATAAAGTGGATCGGAAAACTATTATTACGGCTGAAACGCTGATGTTTAAAAAGAATACGCTTGTTCAAATGCCCAAAGATGGTCCTAGAGGATCCATCCGTAAAATGCGTACTGTTGGTGTTGATGTGCTTCCAGTAGAGGATGAAAATAAAGTATTTCTTGGTTATGTCTGGTTGGAAGATTGCCTAGAATTAGAAAAAGAAAAGGAATCTTCTATTGAGAAAATACTGAAGACAAATGTCCCAAGTGTATATAAATCCTATTCTGTAGAAGATATGTTACCACTGATCACAGGGATTAAATATCCTTTGGCTGTTATCGAGGAAGAAACTGGAAAGTTACTTGGTCTAGTATCTCAAACTTCATTAATTATTGAAGCCACTCGATTTGGAAAAAAGGAAATAAGTGAACTAAAAGAACAAGCAAACGAGATGTAA
- a CDS encoding ABC transporter permease, with amino-acid sequence MEKLIDLGKYIEYGINKLEENFSGLWSAIDDIISWTVDGMNDVFLAIPFYIIIASVALAAYYANARKSAFKIEGLKKGGGMTAFVIFGLFLIFAMGYWEESIQTTTLVIVSTVIALLFGIPLGIVASRSKTADLIIRPILDLMQTMPAFVYLIPAIFFFSVGNTPGVIATVIFSLPPAVRLTCLGINNVPSDVIEAGRAFGATEKQILFKIQLPLAMPTILAGINQVILLALSMVVIASMVGAKGLGSIVYQGIQQNDVAKGFESGLGIVILAIILDRITQAIAKK; translated from the coding sequence ATGGAAAAATTAATTGATCTTGGTAAATATATAGAATACGGAATTAATAAACTGGAAGAGAACTTTTCTGGATTATGGAGTGCTATAGATGACATAATCTCGTGGACTGTTGATGGTATGAATGACGTATTTCTAGCCATTCCTTTTTATATCATTATTGCATCCGTAGCCTTGGCTGCTTATTATGCTAATGCTAGAAAAAGTGCTTTTAAAATAGAAGGATTAAAAAAAGGTGGTGGAATGACAGCATTTGTCATTTTTGGCTTATTTCTGATATTCGCAATGGGATATTGGGAAGAATCGATACAAACAACCACCTTGGTTATTGTTTCAACCGTGATTGCTCTACTTTTTGGTATTCCACTGGGAATTGTGGCTTCCAGAAGCAAAACAGCAGATTTGATTATTAGACCCATACTTGATTTAATGCAAACCATGCCGGCCTTTGTTTATCTGATTCCGGCTATTTTCTTTTTTAGTGTGGGAAATACTCCTGGAGTTATTGCTACTGTAATTTTCTCACTCCCACCGGCAGTACGTTTAACATGTCTGGGAATTAATAATGTCCCTTCGGATGTGATCGAAGCAGGTCGAGCTTTTGGTGCAACAGAAAAACAAATTTTGTTTAAAATTCAATTACCCTTAGCAATGCCGACTATTTTGGCCGGAATTAACCAGGTAATACTATTGGCTTTATCAATGGTGGTTATCGCTTCAATGGTAGGTGCTAAAGGACTTGGAAGTATTGTTTACCAAGGAATTCAGCAAAACGATGTTGCAAAAGGTTTTGAGTCTGGATTGGGTATTGTGATATTGGCCATTATTTTAGACAGAATAACACAAGCTATTGCAAAAAAATAA